A single region of the Vicia villosa cultivar HV-30 ecotype Madison, WI linkage group LG4, Vvil1.0, whole genome shotgun sequence genome encodes:
- the LOC131595090 gene encoding RNA-binding KH domain-containing protein PEPPER-like has translation MATIEPPQNGTATATITASNPLPPDNPSAAQPLTTDTDATAVINSSSIVNESAQETETVAETGTEPTVTPPEKRWSGWPGDCVFRLIVPVGKVGSIIGRKGELIKKLCEETKARVRVLDADHGTPDRVILISGKEELESAISPAMDAAIRIFKRVSGLSEIDSEVKNSAGVTACSIRLLVPSTQAISLIGKQGSLIRSIQESSSASVRVLSVDEVHYFATAEERIVDLQGEALNVLKALEAVIGHLRKFLVDHSVVPLFEKTYNASITQQERQAETWSDKPSLNTISQTSMFSDIPLPSKRDSVFADRESHLDSLLSSSSMPHYGQDSSLSGVRSSTLSRVGAPIVTTVIQTMQIPLSYAEDIIGIQGTNIDYIRRTSGAILTVQESRVPDEIVVEIKGTSSQVQTAQQLIQEVISSRREPITNSYGRLDASRMDAGPRSYSQSSYSQLGNSSRIPPSLPSQPYSSYGASGLGDYSTFRL, from the exons ATGGCCACCATCGAACCACCACAAAACGGCACCGCCACCGCCACCATCACCGCCTCAAACCCACTCCCACCGGACAATCCCTCCGCCGCACAACCCCTCACCACTGACACCGACGCAACTGCCGTTATTAACTCATCCTCAATCGTCAACGAATCGGCTCAAGAGACGGAGACGGTAGCCGAAACCGGAACAGAACCCACCGTCACTCCGCCGGAGAAGAGATGGTCAGGTTGGCCGGGGGACTGCGTGTTCCGTCTCATAGTTCCCGTTGGTAAGGTTGGTAGCATCATTGGACGTAAGGGGGAACTCATCAAGAAGCTCTGTGAAGAAACTAAAGCTCGTGTTCGTGTTCTTGATGCTGATCACGGTACTCCTGATCGAGTT ATACTTATATCAGGGAAGGAAGAGCTAGAATCAGCTATATCCCCTGCAATGGATGCTGCAATAAGGATATTCAAACGCGTTTCTGGATTATCTGAAATTGACAGTGAAGTTAAAAATTCTGCTGGGGTTACAGCTTGTTCCATTCGATTATTGGTGCCATCAACACAGGCTATCAGTTTGATTGGAAAGCAAGGGTCACTAATCAGATCCATACAAGAGAGTTCTAGTGCCTCTGTTAGAGTACTGTCAGTAG ATGAGGTGCATTATTTTGCTACTGCGGAAGAGAGGATCGTAGACCTGCAGGGAGAAGCCTTGAACGTCCTTAAAGCTCTTGAAGCCGTGATTGGCCATCTGAGGAAGTTTTTGGTTGATCACAGTGTTGTCCCCCTATTTGAGAAAACT TACAATGCGTCTATCACACAACAAGAGCGTCAAGCTGAGACCTGGTCTGATAAGCCGTCACTGAATACCATTTCACAAACTAGCATGTTTTCTGATATTCCGCTTCCTTCAAAAAGGGATTCTGTCTTCGCTGATCGGGAAAGTCATTTGGACTCACTACTCTCATCCTCCTCTATGCCTCACTATGGGCAAGATTCTTCTCTTTCTGGTGTCCGTTCTTCGACTCTTAGTCGTGTTGGGGCTCCTATTGTTACGACG GTAATACAAACAATGCAAATACCACTATCCTATGCGGAGGACATCATTGGCATTCAAGGGACTAATATAGATTATATTCGCCGCACTAGTGGAGCCATATTGACTGTGCAGGAGAGCAGGGTGCCTGATGAAATCGTTGTGGAAATAAAAGGAACATCATCCCAGGTTCAAACAGCTCAGCAATTGATTCAG GAAGTTATAAGCAGTCGCAGAGAACCTATCACCAACAGCTACGGGAGGTTGGATGCGAGCAGAATGGATGCGGGTCCAAGGTCTTATTCTCAGTCTTCTTACTCTCAGTTGGGCAATTCATCACGCATCCCACCTTCATTGCCCTCACAGCCATACTCAAGTTATGGAGCATCTGGTTTAGGAGACTACAGTACTTTCAGGCTTTAA
- the LOC131595091 gene encoding probable aquaporin TIP2-2 translates to MVKIGFGTFDDSFSVASLRAYLSEFIATLIFVFAGVGSAIAYNELTSDAALDPAGLVAVAVAHAFALFVGVSIAANISGGHLNPAVTFGLAIGGNITILTGFFYWIAQLLGSIVASLLLNYVTSKSVPTHGVAAGLNPIAGLVFEIIITFGLVYTVYATAADPKKGSIGTIAPIAIGFVVGANILVAGPFSGGSMNPARSFGPAVVNGNFADNWIYWAGPLIGGGLAGLIYGDIFIGSYAPAPATETYP, encoded by the exons ATGGTGAAGATAGGTTTTGGTACCTTTGATGACTCTTTTAGCGTTGCCTCACTTAGGGCTTATTTATCAGAGTTCATTGCCACTTTGATTTTTGTCTTTGCTGGAGTTGGATCAGCCATTGCTTACA ATGAGCTAACATCAGATGCAGCCTTGGATCCAGCTGGTCTAGTGGCAGTTGCTGTGGCTCATGCATTTGCACTATTTGTTGGTGTGTCCATAGCAGCCAACATCTCCGGTGGACACTTGAACCCTGCTGTCACTTTTGGTTTAGCTATTGGTGGCAATATCACCATCCTAACTGGTTTCTTCTATTGGATCGCCCAATTACTCGGCTCCATCGTCGCATCTCTTCTCCTCAACTATGTCACCTCTAAG AGTGTTCCAACCCATGGTGTAGCTGCTGGATTGAACCCTATTGCAGGACTAGTGTTTGAGATTATAATAACATTTGGGTTGGTTTACACTGTTTACGCCACAGCAGCGGACCCGAAAAAGGGTTCAATAGGTACCATTGCACCAATCGCTATTGGGTTTGTTGTGGGTGCCAACATCTTAGTGGCCGGTCCATTCAGTGGCGGATCAATGAACCCGGCTCGCTCATTCGGTCCGGCTGTTGTTAATGGAAACTTCGCTGATAACTGGATCTACTGGGCTGGTCCATTGATAGGAGGAGGCTTGGCTGGGTTGATTTATGGTGACATCTTTATTGGTTCATATGCTCCGGCACCAGCAACCGAAACATACCCTTGA